The Candidatus Binataceae bacterium genome contains the following window.
ACCAGGCGGTCGTAATCGATATGGGCGTTCCGAGATTGGATGCTCGGATGCTGCCTTTGGTTCGCTCGTCCGACCCGGTTCTGCTCGTTGTCAGGTATGGGATAACCGAGCGCAAGGAGCTTTCAACCACAAGTGTCGCTCTGCGGGCGGCGAACCGATCGCTGGCCGGAGTGATCGTAAACGGAACGGCCGAGAGTGCTCAAAGATCGTTTAGAGGATCTTTTCTGTCATGAATCAAAATTCAATGGGTCTGTACTCCAGTACATTTCCACTTCGGCAAGCTAAGATCGCGCCGCGTCAGACTCTGCGAGGGATTGCAGTGGTCGGTCTAGGATACTGGGGCCCGAACTGGATCCGTAACCTTTCGCAGTTACACCGGGCCGATAGGATCGTCGCATGTGATCTCGATGACGGTCGGCGAGAGCGTATCGCCGGTATGTTTCCCAACGTGGAAACCTGTGCGCGACTCGACGACTTACTCACTGATCCTGAGATCGAAGCTGCGGTTCTGGCTACGCCGGTGAGCACTCACTATCCCATCGCGCGAAAACTCCTGGATGCCGGCAAATCCGTGCTCATTGAAAAGCCATTGGCCACTACTCGCGAAGAAGGCGAAAAGTTGGCGACGATCGCGCAGAAGAACGGCCTTGTGCTGATGGTCGGACACACATTCGAATACAGCTCACCAGTGTTAAAGCTGGCGGATCTTATCTCTGGCGGAGAACTGGGCGAGATCTTCTACATCACCTCAGTACGAGCAAACCTCGGGCTCTTTCAACGCGATGTAAACGTGGTGTGGGATCTTGCGACTCACGATATCTCAATCATCCTGATGCTTCTCGGCCGAACGCCCGAAGCCGTCAGTTGTCAGGCTCGGAGCCACTATCGCCAGGGCGTCGAAGACGTCGCCATGTTGGAGCTCCACTTCAGCAGTAACCTAATCGCTTTTGTTCACGTCAGCTGGCTGGATCCGGTGAAAGTTCGTCGAATGACGATAGTCGGTTCTCGCAAGATGCTCGTCTACGATGACACCGACTCCCATGAGAAGGTCCGCGTCTATGACAAAGGTGTTTCCGTGGAGCGATATTACGATTCTTACTCCGAATTCAATCTCTCATATCGCTACGGAGACGTACACAGTCCTCGGATAGAGGAGGTGGAGCCGCTCAAGGTTGAATGCGAACACTTCGTTGATTGCGTGCTCAACGAAGCCCAACCCAGAACCGATGGTGTGGTCGGCATTAGAGTCGTTAATGTACTGGAAGCCGCCGAGCGCTCGCTGAAGTCAGGTGGCGCGCTAGTCAAAGTCGAAAGGCCCTTCGCAAACTAATTATGCGGGAAACCAAGCAATCTTATACTTGCATATCCGACGATGTCGTTCTTGAGGAAGGCGTGCGGTTGGCTCCCTTCGTGAACCTGTACGGGTGCCAAATAGGGAAAGGAACTCGCATCGGAGCATTCGTGGAAATACAGCGCGATGCGATCGTAGGGAAGCGGTGCAAAATATCGAGCCACACCTTCATCTGCTCAGGTGTGACTATTGAAGACGAGGTGTTTGTTGGGCACGGAGTGGTATTCATTAACGATCGTCGTCCACGCGCCGCAA
Protein-coding sequences here:
- a CDS encoding Gfo/Idh/MocA family oxidoreductase codes for the protein MGLYSSTFPLRQAKIAPRQTLRGIAVVGLGYWGPNWIRNLSQLHRADRIVACDLDDGRRERIAGMFPNVETCARLDDLLTDPEIEAAVLATPVSTHYPIARKLLDAGKSVLIEKPLATTREEGEKLATIAQKNGLVLMVGHTFEYSSPVLKLADLISGGELGEIFYITSVRANLGLFQRDVNVVWDLATHDISIILMLLGRTPEAVSCQARSHYRQGVEDVAMLELHFSSNLIAFVHVSWLDPVKVRRMTIVGSRKMLVYDDTDSHEKVRVYDKGVSVERYYDSYSEFNLSYRYGDVHSPRIEEVEPLKVECEHFVDCVLNEAQPRTDGVVGIRVVNVLEAAERSLKSGGALVKVERPFAN
- a CDS encoding acyltransferase, yielding MRETKQSYTCISDDVVLEEGVRLAPFVNLYGCQIGKGTRIGAFVEIQRDAIVGKRCKISSHTFICSGVTIEDEVFVGHGVVFINDRRPRAATENGMPKGEADWLMERTIVRKGASLGSGAVVLCGVEIGAGAMIGAGAIVTKDVPALAVVSGEPARMRYILDQKH